One genomic segment of Rivularia sp. PCC 7116 includes these proteins:
- a CDS encoding peptidase domain-containing ABC transporter, which translates to MKYSFIRQHSEEDCGAACIAMIAKQYGRRFSLSHVREAVGTGQLGTSLLGLRRGAEGLGFYARSGRVNADILEKFDVDRIPLPAIVHWKGQHWVVFYGRRRSRYVIADPATGIRYLSTDELRQGWSNGVMLLLVPDEAFYRQPNDKTDGFGRFVQRVWPYRGTLFQAFTYAQLIGLLSLVDPFLIQFLTDDVLIRRDTNLLSTVTTAVIVLIVIKSVLSLVEYNLIAHLAQRLELGLTLEFGRKLLQLPLMYYESRRSGEVVSRLEDISRINGLISDVAVRLPSLFFTALVSFGFMLSYSQKLTLLSVAVAGVMTGATMIFLPILQRKVRRVLTLDAENQGILVETFKGAMTVKTTAAQPQLWNELQSRFGNLASEEFKTSQVGILNSQFSGLVAGIGSICLLWFGSSLVINQELSIGQLLAFNGMNAKFVGFIGFLVRFADKFAKVKASVQRFTEVLDAKEESVEDWLKPFAEIPANAEITFNRVNFYYPGRTDLLQNFSLIIPGGKVTALVGTSGCGKSSLAKIIAGLHPYQSGDVRIGSYNMRDLSTECLRQQVVLIPQDAHFWSRSILENFRLCVPGATFEEIVEACQIAEADTFISRLPDGYQTVLGEFGSNLSGGQRQRLAIARSIIMQPPILILDESTSGLDPLSEAKVLKRLLTHRRGQTTILISHRPSVIQIADWVVILDEGKLDIEGSPQSLLAQDGEHLHFLRGVLLTDSDEDSRFSLTDSNRE; encoded by the coding sequence ATGAAATATTCCTTTATTCGTCAACATAGTGAAGAGGATTGCGGTGCTGCCTGCATCGCTATGATTGCTAAACAATATGGGCGAAGATTCTCACTTTCCCACGTGCGGGAAGCTGTAGGAACGGGACAATTAGGAACTTCTTTATTAGGATTGCGGCGCGGTGCTGAGGGATTGGGCTTCTATGCTCGTTCTGGTAGAGTCAATGCTGATATATTAGAAAAGTTTGACGTTGATAGGATACCTTTACCAGCGATTGTCCATTGGAAGGGTCAACACTGGGTGGTATTTTACGGTAGACGGCGCAGTCGTTATGTAATTGCCGATCCAGCAACTGGTATTCGCTATCTTAGTACAGACGAACTGCGCCAGGGTTGGAGTAACGGGGTAATGTTGCTCTTGGTGCCAGACGAAGCATTTTACCGTCAGCCAAACGATAAAACCGATGGATTTGGCAGGTTTGTGCAACGAGTTTGGCCTTATCGCGGCACTTTATTCCAAGCGTTTACTTACGCCCAACTTATTGGTTTATTATCTCTGGTAGACCCATTTTTAATTCAGTTTTTGACCGATGATGTCTTAATTCGTCGCGATACCAATTTATTAAGTACGGTGACGACGGCAGTTATCGTACTGATTGTAATTAAGAGCGTGCTTAGTCTGGTGGAGTATAACTTAATTGCTCATCTGGCTCAAAGATTAGAATTAGGACTTACCCTTGAATTTGGTCGCAAGCTGCTACAACTGCCTTTGATGTATTATGAATCTCGTCGTAGTGGTGAGGTGGTTAGCCGTCTCGAAGATATTTCTCGCATCAACGGTTTAATTTCTGATGTTGCCGTGCGCTTGCCGAGTTTATTTTTTACTGCACTGGTATCCTTTGGTTTTATGTTGTCTTACAGTCAAAAGCTGACTCTGCTATCGGTTGCGGTGGCTGGGGTTATGACGGGAGCAACCATGATATTTTTACCAATTTTGCAGCGTAAAGTACGGCGAGTGCTGACATTAGATGCAGAAAATCAGGGGATTTTGGTAGAAACTTTTAAAGGTGCAATGACAGTCAAAACTACTGCTGCTCAACCCCAGCTTTGGAACGAATTGCAAAGTCGGTTTGGCAATCTTGCTTCAGAAGAGTTTAAAACATCTCAGGTAGGGATTTTAAATAGTCAGTTTTCGGGGCTGGTTGCAGGTATTGGTAGCATTTGTTTGTTATGGTTTGGCAGTTCTTTGGTAATCAATCAGGAACTTAGTATCGGTCAACTGCTTGCTTTTAACGGTATGAATGCCAAATTTGTCGGTTTTATTGGTTTTCTGGTCAGGTTTGCTGACAAGTTTGCTAAAGTCAAAGCTTCCGTACAGCGCTTCACCGAAGTGTTGGATGCTAAAGAAGAATCTGTGGAAGATTGGCTTAAACCTTTTGCTGAAATTCCAGCTAATGCCGAGATTACATTTAATCGTGTCAATTTTTACTATCCCGGTCGCACTGATTTGTTGCAAAACTTTTCTCTGATTATTCCGGGGGGTAAGGTAACAGCTCTTGTGGGTACTTCCGGTTGCGGTAAAAGCTCCCTTGCCAAAATTATTGCTGGGTTGCATCCCTACCAATCAGGGGATGTACGAATTGGTTCCTACAATATGCGGGATTTATCTACAGAATGTCTGCGGCAACAAGTGGTGTTGATTCCTCAAGATGCCCATTTCTGGAGCCGTTCGATTCTGGAAAACTTTAGGTTGTGCGTGCCTGGTGCAACCTTTGAAGAAATAGTTGAAGCCTGTCAGATTGCAGAAGCCGATACGTTTATCAGTCGTTTGCCCGATGGCTATCAAACCGTTTTAGGAGAATTTGGCTCGAATCTCTCTGGCGGGCAGCGTCAAAGACTTGCGATCGCGCGCTCAATTATTATGCAGCCTCCCATTTTAATTTTGGATGAATCCACTTCTGGTTTAGATCCCTTAAGTGAAGCCAAAGTACTCAAACGGTTGTTAACTCATCGCCGGGGACAAACTACAATTTTAATTAGCCATCGTCCCAGCGTCATTCAAATTGCTGATTGGGTGGTCATACTCGACGAGGGCAAACTCGATATTGAGGGTTCTCCTCAATCTCTGCTCGCTCAAGATGGGGAGCATCTTCATTTTTTACGTGGAGTATTGTTAACCGATTCGGATGAGGATTCAAGATTCTCCTTAACTGACAGCAATCGGGAATGA
- a CDS encoding filamentous hemagglutinin N-terminal domain-containing protein: MQSNLKFWFLSLPLTTFLCFTGIKDKVSAQIIPDNTLGNDNSVVETITPQLQRIDGGVTRGANLFHSFQEFNIGEGNTAYFSNPATIQNIFTRVTGNNPSQIFGRLGVLGNANLYFFNPNGIIFGANTSLDIRGSFIASTASSLTFPESKKFSATNPEAPPLLVNNVSVPVGLQFEGIPGTITSTADLQTGQDLKLAAGNLDLQNQLQATGDLTLEAADTINIKGNLDASSRFNLGKGGDINLIAGGDIIVNPETSIVSRGKVGGDITLDSDGNISLTNSTIDNRSFNLIQEDTTPTGGNININADSVSINELSLLNTSTEGFANAGDVNINVNDLIEVNYSDIYTRVNADGVGNGGNINIAGDSVKIIDGSNLQSRSLGQGNSGNINITAKDEVKFAGIRSGFVSLATSEVINGAVGNAGDINITVSNGSLNIDDGNLLLTENSGDGSAGNVNINAKKSVALNDGTILARVEFAENNSLAIGNAGNINIETSNLQMKNAQLAISNDRRGNSGEVNIIADTLSLESSSINAGSTLENAGEVNIKARGSVSLTNSQIFTSALLGENKGGNIVIDAQSLVMTDNSTIGGSKRRQSETQNTAGSAGNINIKTNDFVTLDNNSNISASGFSGAGGNILIDTEKFSLQNGSQVTANVRGNQPAASLTINATESVEIIGFANFLNSQLSIDTNGIGDAGNLVINTGNLIIKDGGIVSSSAFVGKGGNLEINATESVEVIGTIRNGIDISSLKTDAGRADGGNLKINTPQLKVADGARVSALVNGSGNGGTININASESVQVIGTSKINDLIPSTITTGSNSISVEGNAGEINIVTPDLIVKDKANIAVNSQGRGIGGNIQLVTDNLNLDNGLIDATTRSTIGGNINVRADDIITMRRDSQISTTAGNEEFGGNGGNITINSPFIVAFPGNNQGNDITANAFTGNGGNINITTQALFGIEFRNQLTFFNDITASSEFGIDGSVNIDTLEIDPTRGLNQLPQETVNAEVSQNCQASRGGAKIQFYDVGTGGIPYSPNSLSNAEPFINENLIPLKPAPVSARKNQPQNNNISRKNSFINTLACQER, from the coding sequence ATGCAATCCAATTTAAAATTTTGGTTTTTATCTTTACCTTTAACAACTTTCCTCTGCTTCACGGGAATTAAAGACAAAGTATCGGCTCAAATTATTCCAGATAATACCCTTGGTAATGATAATTCTGTCGTCGAAACCATAACTCCTCAACTGCAACGCATAGATGGTGGAGTAACTAGGGGAGCTAATTTATTTCACAGTTTTCAGGAATTTAATATCGGTGAAGGGAATACTGCTTATTTCTCCAACCCAGCAACAATTCAAAATATTTTCACTCGCGTTACCGGAAATAATCCTTCTCAAATATTCGGTAGATTAGGTGTTTTAGGTAATGCTAACCTTTATTTTTTCAATCCCAATGGAATTATATTTGGTGCCAATACTAGTTTAGATATTCGGGGTTCATTTATTGCAAGTACGGCTAGTAGCTTGACGTTTCCTGAGAGTAAAAAATTTAGTGCTACAAATCCAGAAGCACCACCGTTATTAGTAAATAATGTTTCAGTTCCCGTAGGTTTGCAATTTGAAGGAATACCGGGAACAATTACTAGCACTGCTGACTTGCAAACTGGACAAGATTTGAAATTAGCTGCTGGTAATCTTGATTTACAAAATCAACTGCAAGCAACAGGAGATTTAACATTAGAAGCTGCGGATACGATAAATATAAAAGGTAATCTAGATGCTTCTTCACGGTTTAATTTGGGTAAAGGTGGTGATATTAATTTAATTGCAGGTGGAGATATTATTGTAAATCCCGAAACTTCGATAGTTTCTCGGGGAAAAGTCGGTGGAGATATTACCCTTGACAGTGATGGAAATATTTCTTTAACAAATAGCACTATTGATAATCGCAGTTTTAATTTAATTCAAGAAGATACTACACCTACAGGTGGAAATATTAATATTAATGCTGATTCTGTCTCAATAAATGAATTATCTTTACTCAATACTAGTACAGAAGGTTTTGCAAATGCTGGTGATGTAAATATAAACGTTAATGATTTAATTGAAGTCAATTATTCCGATATTTATACTCGTGTCAATGCCGATGGTGTTGGAAATGGAGGTAACATTAATATAGCAGGGGATTCCGTTAAAATTATAGACGGTAGCAATTTACAATCTCGTAGTTTGGGACAAGGTAATTCTGGAAATATTAATATTACGGCTAAAGATGAAGTTAAATTTGCCGGGATAAGAAGTGGATTCGTTTCTCTTGCTACTAGCGAAGTAATTAATGGAGCGGTAGGTAATGCAGGTGATATTAATATTACTGTTAGTAATGGTTCGTTAAATATTGACGATGGCAATCTGCTATTAACCGAGAATTCGGGAGATGGAAGTGCTGGGAATGTGAATATTAATGCGAAAAAATCTGTTGCTTTGAATGACGGTACGATTTTAGCACGGGTTGAGTTTGCGGAAAATAACTCCTTAGCTATTGGCAATGCAGGAAATATTAATATTGAAACTAGCAATTTACAGATGAAAAATGCTCAACTTGCTATTAGTAATGATAGAAGAGGAAATTCTGGAGAAGTAAATATTATAGCCGATACATTATCCTTAGAATCAAGCAGCATCAATGCAGGAAGTACTTTAGAAAATGCTGGTGAAGTTAATATTAAAGCTAGAGGTTCCGTTTCTTTAACAAATAGTCAAATTTTCACTTCTGCACTATTAGGAGAAAACAAGGGAGGTAATATTGTTATAGATGCCCAGTCCCTTGTAATGACGGATAATTCTACAATTGGGGGTTCAAAACGTAGACAATCTGAAACTCAAAATACAGCAGGAAGCGCGGGAAATATTAATATCAAAACTAATGATTTTGTCACTCTTGATAACAATAGTAATATATCGGCTTCGGGCTTTAGCGGTGCTGGAGGTAATATTTTAATTGATACAGAAAAATTCAGTTTACAAAATGGTTCTCAAGTTACAGCTAATGTCAGAGGCAATCAACCAGCAGCAAGTTTAACTATAAATGCAACAGAATCTGTAGAAATTATTGGTTTTGCTAATTTTCTTAATTCTCAATTATCAATTGATACTAATGGAATTGGAGATGCTGGAAATTTAGTCATTAATACCGGTAATTTAATTATTAAAGATGGAGGAATAGTATCTAGTTCTGCTTTCGTTGGGAAAGGTGGAAATTTAGAAATTAATGCCACAGAATCGGTGGAAGTAATTGGAACTATACGCAACGGTATTGATATTAGTTCTTTAAAAACCGACGCAGGACGTGCAGATGGTGGTAATCTCAAAATCAATACTCCTCAATTAAAAGTTGCTGATGGAGCAAGAGTATCTGCTTTAGTTAATGGAAGTGGTAACGGAGGAACTATTAATATTAATGCATCTGAATCAGTTCAAGTAATAGGTACATCTAAAATTAACGATTTAATTCCCAGCACTATTACAACTGGAAGTAATAGCATATCTGTTGAGGGAAATGCTGGAGAAATTAATATTGTCACACCAGATTTAATTGTTAAAGATAAAGCCAATATTGCTGTTAACAGTCAAGGTAGAGGAATTGGTGGGAATATTCAATTAGTTACCGATAATTTAAATCTTGATAATGGTTTAATAGACGCTACAACTCGCAGCACTATAGGTGGCAATATTAATGTCAGAGCAGACGATATTATTACCATGCGTCGCGATAGTCAAATATCCACCACCGCAGGAAACGAAGAATTTGGTGGAAATGGCGGTAATATCACGATTAATAGTCCGTTTATAGTTGCTTTCCCTGGAAATAATCAAGGTAACGATATTACAGCCAATGCTTTTACGGGTAACGGTGGCAACATCAATATTACTACTCAAGCCTTATTCGGGATTGAATTCCGAAATCAACTGACTTTCTTTAATGATATTACCGCTAGTTCCGAATTCGGAATAGACGGTAGCGTGAATATTGATACTCTTGAAATCGATCCTACTCGCGGTTTAAATCAATTGCCGCAAGAAACAGTTAATGCAGAAGTCAGCCAAAATTGCCAAGCCAGTAGGGGAGGTGCAAAGATTCAATTTTATGATGTTGGAACTGGTGGTATTCCCTATAGTCCTAATAGTTTATCCAATGCAGAACCCTTTATCAATGAAAATTTGATTCCTCTTAAACCCGCTCCAGTATCTGCTCGCAAAAATCAACCCCAGAATAATAATATCAGCCGCAAAAATAGTTTTATCAATACTTTAGCCTGCCAAGAGCGTTAA
- a CDS encoding LptF/LptG family permease, producing MKKLNILPQFSILERYIIKELIPPSILGLAASTVVVELIGISFEQAKFVANRGLPFSTSLYIHLLKFPAFIAVSLPITMLLASIFVYGKLSIKSEILAFQSHGISLYRLIFPALITSLIVAFIMLFVNEIIVPPANYQAAITLEESMDVHRDNLVNKNIVYRDFYHNNHQLKILFYAESFTAQKMQDVTLLIYNQYGDLKEIIKSYSAEWNNYLNKWIFDRGEKNLINRDGSYGELIKFERLSVNLDRKPLDLANHNFDNREMGIFAAYKRLSILQTTGDEQSIRKLRVNIQERYAVPFSCFVFTLFGSALGINPQPKARSNALGITIMIIFGYYMIRVISTGLGTAGVISIFWGVWLPNILGIGIGSFLLIKKSC from the coding sequence ATGAAAAAACTAAATATACTTCCTCAATTTTCCATCCTAGAACGCTACATAATCAAAGAATTAATTCCTCCTTCCATACTCGGACTTGCTGCTTCTACAGTCGTAGTCGAACTAATTGGTATATCTTTTGAGCAAGCAAAATTTGTAGCAAATAGAGGACTACCTTTTTCAACTTCACTTTATATCCACTTACTTAAATTTCCTGCTTTTATAGCTGTATCTTTACCAATCACGATGCTATTGGCTTCAATTTTCGTTTACGGTAAACTTTCTATCAAAAGCGAGATTTTAGCTTTTCAAAGTCACGGTATCAGCTTATATCGTTTAATATTTCCAGCATTAATCACAAGTCTCATTGTTGCTTTCATCATGCTTTTTGTAAATGAGATTATAGTTCCTCCAGCTAATTACCAAGCTGCTATAACTTTAGAGGAATCAATGGATGTGCATCGAGATAATCTTGTAAATAAAAACATTGTTTATCGAGATTTTTATCATAATAATCATCAGCTAAAAATTTTGTTTTACGCTGAAAGTTTTACCGCCCAAAAGATGCAGGATGTAACTTTACTTATTTATAATCAATATGGTGATTTAAAGGAAATTATTAAATCGTATTCGGCTGAATGGAATAATTATTTAAATAAATGGATATTTGATCGTGGTGAAAAAAATTTAATTAATCGCGATGGCTCTTATGGTGAACTGATTAAATTTGAAAGGTTATCGGTTAATCTTGATAGAAAACCATTAGATTTAGCAAATCATAATTTTGATAATAGAGAAATGGGTATTTTCGCAGCTTATAAACGACTCTCGATTTTACAAACTACTGGAGACGAACAAAGTATCCGTAAGTTGAGAGTAAATATTCAAGAAAGATATGCTGTTCCTTTCTCATGTTTCGTATTTACTTTGTTCGGTTCGGCTTTAGGAATTAATCCACAACCAAAAGCTAGAAGCAATGCTTTGGGTATTACTATAATGATTATTTTTGGTTATTACATGATTCGAGTTATAAGTACTGGCTTAGGTACGGCTGGGGTTATATCAATTTTTTGGGGTGTATGGCTGCCAAATATTTTAGGAATAGGTATTGGAAGTTTTTTGTTGATAAAAAAATCGTGCTAG
- a CDS encoding calcium-binding protein, which produces MDEIQDLGILQDAEVETSGLFTAGGNVEDTLSFTLEQPTNIEINGFSLTPTSDTVNDAGLFIPGSRVRFRIAEDANNNDVIDNGEVIAEPSQLPISTVTDPAVVFQEDLSAGSYLIELAPIGTVASPLISPELPTYQLTIDPTPLSTDNGGNDTDNGTVDNSGNDTDNGTVGDGGSDTDNGTVVDSGNDTDNGTVGDGGSDSDNVTIGDSRINTVTGSNQSESLFSSTNEALFGLGGDDRIYNNNGISLQFGGDGNDELYGNSLPDFLAGGADNDLIFGNGGSDMLFGGEGDDTIYGSSSAERFDGGEGNDILWLNGGEDIIVLRQGDGTDIINGFRLEQTQFELVDGLTFGNLSFEQSDSFTNILAGDEVLATVKWATAESLNDASNFNVV; this is translated from the coding sequence ATGGACGAAATACAAGATTTAGGCATTTTACAAGACGCAGAAGTTGAAACTAGCGGGTTATTTACAGCAGGGGGTAATGTCGAAGATACTCTCTCATTTACATTAGAACAGCCTACTAATATAGAAATTAACGGTTTTTCCTTAACTCCTACATCTGATACTGTTAATGATGCTGGATTGTTTATACCAGGTAGTAGGGTAAGATTTCGTATTGCCGAAGATGCAAACAACAACGATGTAATTGACAATGGAGAAGTTATCGCAGAACCTTCTCAATTGCCAATAAGTACAGTTACAGATCCAGCAGTAGTTTTCCAAGAGGATTTATCTGCTGGTAGTTACTTAATAGAATTAGCTCCAATTGGAACTGTTGCATCCCCTTTAATTTCACCAGAGCTACCTACTTATCAATTAACTATCGATCCAACTCCTTTATCTACAGATAATGGAGGCAACGACACCGATAACGGTACAGTTGATAATTCTGGAAACGATACCGATAACGGAACAGTAGGTGATGGAGGTAGCGACACCGACAACGGAACAGTAGTTGATTCTGGAAACGACACCGACAACGGAACAGTAGGTGATGGAGGTAGCGACAGCGATAACGTTACAATAGGTGATTCTCGAATAAATACCGTTACAGGTTCAAATCAAAGCGAAAGTTTATTTAGTTCGACAAATGAAGCCTTATTTGGTTTAGGAGGAGACGACAGAATTTATAACAACAACGGTATAAGCCTTCAATTTGGTGGAGACGGCAACGATGAACTTTACGGTAATAGCCTACCCGATTTCTTAGCTGGTGGCGCTGATAACGATTTGATATTTGGTAACGGCGGTAGCGATATGCTCTTTGGTGGAGAAGGAGATGATACTATTTATGGATCGAGTAGTGCAGAACGTTTTGATGGTGGAGAAGGAAACGACATATTATGGCTAAACGGTGGTGAAGACATAATAGTTTTACGTCAAGGTGACGGTACAGATATTATCAACGGTTTTCGTTTAGAACAAACTCAATTTGAACTAGTTGATGGATTGACATTTGGTAATTTGAGCTTTGAGCAGAGTGATAGTTTTACCAATATTCTCGCTGGTGATGAAGTATTAGCAACCGTAAAATGGGCAACTGCCGAAAGCTTAAACGATGCAAGTAATTTTAACGTTGTTTAA
- a CDS encoding VCBS repeat-containing protein — MKELTGSDNPFNGFTTTGHSAPAFTDIDGDGDLDVLVGQKTTASRTSIELIENKGNGKFVEVKGSQNPFWASPIGGLYTKPTFADTVNRQIF; from the coding sequence ATGAAAGAATTAACAGGTAGCGATAACCCCTTTAACGGCTTTACTACAACAGGACATAGCGCACCTGCATTTACAGACATTGATGGGGACGGGGATTTAGATGTTTTGGTTGGACAAAAAACCACGGCTTCTAGAACTTCTATTGAATTGATTGAGAACAAAGGTAATGGAAAATTTGTAGAAGTAAAAGGTTCTCAAAACCCATTTTGGGCTTCACCAATCGGTGGGTTGTATACGAAACCCACATTTGCAGATACGGTAAATCGGCAGATATTTTAG
- a CDS encoding NB-ARC domain-containing protein, with amino-acid sequence MIPEDFLKNIAASHGVSELEWDVLRLSIDGKSIKAIAQELAINEGTVRKRLSDIYKKFHIDGRGPVKLAKLQQLLVNQYQGLSNEQVSSNLITNIDSSVGDKLPLNASQTQDWGEAPEVSVFYGRKAELETTTQWILENHCRLIALLGMGGIGKTNLAVKLAKEIQDKFEFIIWRSLDNQPSPQEFVTDAIAFLSNHQETELPADINEKISLLIKYLRQHRCLLILDAFESVLRSGDRFGRYEKEHEDYGIVLKRLGETEHQSCLLLCSQEKPREISLLENPKGLVKSLKVEGLKVEDAAQILQEQGLTAKEHWKSLIDYAKGNPFALKIVGATIKDLFNGNVAEFTKHNTWVFGDFRTILDEQWNRLSKLEKQMMQCLATETKAVSLSKLKKEIPQISTSELIETLASLKRRALIDTSHQNKDESQTSYYLEYLIKKYVKKYHLSHDE; translated from the coding sequence GTGATTCCTGAAGATTTTCTTAAAAATATAGCTGCTTCTCATGGTGTCTCAGAATTGGAATGGGATGTGTTGCGTTTATCTATAGACGGAAAATCTATAAAGGCGATCGCCCAGGAATTGGCAATCAATGAAGGCACTGTACGCAAGCGTTTGAGCGATATTTACAAAAAATTTCACATTGATGGAAGAGGACCTGTAAAATTAGCTAAGTTACAACAGTTACTTGTAAATCAGTACCAGGGATTATCTAACGAGCAAGTTTCATCTAACTTAATTACAAATATTGATTCTTCTGTGGGAGATAAGTTACCGCTTAATGCTTCTCAAACTCAAGATTGGGGTGAAGCTCCGGAAGTTTCGGTGTTTTATGGCAGAAAAGCGGAGTTGGAAACCACTACGCAATGGATTTTAGAAAATCACTGTCGCTTAATTGCTTTGCTGGGTATGGGAGGAATCGGTAAAACCAACTTAGCGGTGAAATTAGCTAAAGAAATCCAAGATAAATTCGAGTTTATCATTTGGCGCTCTTTAGATAATCAGCCGTCACCCCAAGAGTTTGTCACGGATGCGATTGCATTTTTATCCAATCATCAGGAAACTGAGTTACCCGCAGACATCAACGAAAAAATTTCACTGCTAATCAAATATTTACGTCAACACCGTTGTTTGCTGATACTTGACGCTTTTGAAAGTGTATTGCGTAGCGGCGATAGATTTGGGAGGTATGAAAAAGAACATGAAGATTATGGCATAGTGTTAAAACGCTTGGGAGAAACAGAGCATCAAAGCTGCTTGTTGCTTTGCTCTCAAGAAAAACCCAGAGAAATTTCTTTATTAGAAAATCCCAAAGGATTGGTGAAGTCACTTAAAGTAGAAGGCTTGAAGGTGGAAGATGCGGCACAAATCTTGCAGGAGCAGGGTTTGACTGCAAAAGAACACTGGAAAAGTTTGATTGATTATGCCAAAGGTAATCCTTTTGCGTTGAAAATCGTTGGTGCAACTATTAAAGATTTGTTTAACGGTAATGTGGCAGAATTCACCAAACATAATACTTGGGTTTTCGGTGATTTTCGGACAATACTCGACGAACAATGGAATCGCTTATCAAAGTTAGAAAAACAAATGATGCAGTGTTTGGCAACTGAAACCAAAGCTGTTTCATTGTCGAAACTGAAAAAAGAAATTCCTCAAATATCAACTTCCGAACTCATAGAAACTTTAGCATCTTTAAAAAGACGGGCATTGATAGATACCAGTCATCAAAATAAAGATGAATCTCAAACATCTTATTACCTGGAATATCTGATCAAGAAGTACGTCAAAAAATATCATTTGAGTCACGACGAATAA